TGTCGGAGGCATGGGGCAAAGCTGCCTTTTGTCAAATTTATGCCCGTTGTAAGCTTCTGGGTGTTTTGTGTTGAACTTCTGTATAATGCAAGCTTCTTGGTGAATTCCATCTTCAACTTTTTCTGTGTGCTTGGAGTTAGAAGGCATCAAACCGCAATGAAAATGCTTCCCATTTTCGACCTGGAAATGACTTTCTATTAATCAACAGAATCGAATTAAATTTGACAAGCAATGGATATTTGATGTTGTACAAGAAGTAAAGAAGGAAACAGGTCTTTTGAACATCAAATTCAATTGTGATTTCTCTTTCGCTATCTCTCTCAACACACAGTGCTCTTTGCTATCATAAGCTATTTTTTTCTAAGAAATTGATAATCTACACTAGCATACAAACATTAGAACACAACTACGGAACCAATGAAAGAAAGGCTATTTGTTCGAAAAGGCTATTCATGCAAAACAATGATAAAATCGAACACGATGCAATTAAACCAATGTGTAACAAACAGATTGAGCTTAGTTAACTCATCAGTTATGCTCGGAGCCAATTCTGAATTTAAATTGGCATCGATCAAAGCTTGAATTTAGCACAAATATATGTTATTTGTTTCTCAAAGTAATGTAGATTGTATTTGCCATGAAGATGAATGAAGTTGAAATTCAACAATTACCGATCACAGCTCGATCATTATTCCTTTCAGTTAGACAACATAAATAATCCTTCGATCAATCAGGATCTGATATGAGGTTACATAAACTCCCACCTAAAGATTTAGGAAAATCGAGTCTTGCTAGTGACAGTTATTGCTAATGCACACTGTGATAATACATATGCATACGATATGTCAAGTAAAAGAGATTAGTATGCCCTTTCTCATCTAGATGAAAAAAAATGCAACCAGTAAGCCATACAGAAAGAACACACAAATAATGAAATACAAGTGTGATTGATTGTCAATCTATTCAAATGGTATCTGAATGAAAAATTGCATAATCTACTTGGAGGATGACCAATATTATGTCATATAGGTATAACCAAAATTCTACCTTATTGACCCAATGGTTGGTCTGCCAAGCTTGCGGAACCCTTACATCATATAGCAGAAATCTTTTAAGCTGGATAGAGCCAAAGATTTTGGCGACGACATATCCTTTCTTGAGGATCTTAGCAATCTTCGCTACCTTCCAAGAATGTGTATCAAGCACCTCAACAATGTCACCAACAGTCCAATCTTGCTTGTGAGGAACAAGAGGTGGGGAGGGCCTAACATCTTTATCATCCACTGTCTCCGCAATGGGCTTTCCTTGAGGTTTTACGAATAATTTATAACTCACAGAATATTTATTAACAAGAACCGATGATATTATTGCTGGAAACCAAGAGACATTCAGTTCCTCGTTTCTCCTTAAGACCTCCACCTCGTCTCCTGGTTTGAACTCCATGGCCTTGCTCATAATTTCATCCTAAACCTGCTTGATTCATAAAATTGATCAACACACATAACAAAAACGAGATGAAAAGGCAAAATAACAACATTTTGATCTCAACATATTATAGTTAAATCATTTAGCCAGATTAAGTGAACCCAAAGAATTTTTCAGCAAATGATAACATGATGGTCTATAGCTTGAAATCCTAGTTTTCCTACTTAAGATGCCCAATAATGAAGATTTACCTACAGACAGACAGTTGATGATGCATGAAACTAATGCAAAAGCACAAAAATTAACCTTGAAACGGAAGTTCCAAAGATCCAAATCTAAGCAATAGAGGAGTGTGAACATATAACTAAAATCAAGTAGAAGAAAAGTCCAAACATTGGCCAAGATATAAGCTAGAATCAAACGAAGAACACTGAATTTCTCTAAATCAAAGAAGGAAGCACAGAAGCGGCACAAAAATGTACAAAATCATCATCCCCGACAAACGCAAACCATCAAAAAAAACAAACTTTAAGAGACCCCAAACTAATAATAGTTCAAGTTTATCCGTTTATCGAAGAAATCACATTAGAACAGCAATTTTTCTGCCAGAACATACCGACTTCGCATTGGGATTGGGGGCGAGGAAGCGCGGCTGGGTTTGAAGCAGAagagagcaaaaaaaaaaaaaaaaacagtaatCTTTTGCGAGAGGGAAGGGACTGGAGAAGAATATCGAGGAGTCCGATCGAAGAAGGATCTGCGGCGGTTAGGATGGCTCGATTTGGGCGTAGAAGGACCGCTGTGCATGAAAACGGCGTGATTGTTTGGTTCAAAGATGAATGTTTTCTAgagaataaagaaaggaagagtttatcatatttccttttctttttaaaattaaataaaatagtatttcaataataatgataaaatgatattATTGGAAAATAGGAAATTTATTAAACATTAACAATATATTTCGATGTATTTCCATGCCTCATTCTTCAATTCTAAGTTTGCTCCTAATGCTCTTTGCCATGGTATTTCATAACATTATAACATTCTTATATGGATTCGAAAGTATAATACAAAGAGATTCTCTTTCCCATCTTATCTTATCTAAAAGTATTGGAGATGACATGGTGGATAGAGGGATATCAGGGTAGCTTGGTGTTGATAGTGTAAAGACTCTGAGTTAGAAGAAGATGATACAAAGTGATCCTGGAGTTGGGGATTGCAGACCTACGCACATCATAGATACAACCAACGGGAACGTTAGAGCAAGAATCAGGGAGGGGTCCCTGGCCTAGGCGCTTCGACGCTCATGTCAGAACAATAATCGAGtgaaatggagaagaagatgaacagtagaatCACAGTGTAAATGCACGCGTGTAATGTAAAAGTTACTTGACTAACGGAGAGGACCATTTTTTATATTGACCCTCAGAACTTCTGTAATAATGAGACATTAGAGAATCTCTGATGTCAGAATATATCGAGTAACAGAAAATGTACGACCATCCTTTGAGGAAGGTTGTGTTACATGTATATGAACTATCTTTCGTAACCTCTGTATTATTAATGCGACTGAGAATGTCTACCGTCAAAATGTGTCAAGTAACGTTAGGTAATAGAAGTTGTACGACTACCCTCAGAGGAAGGTTCCATTGCATGTATATGTCCTGGTAGCAGAATATTCCCTGATTAGTAGCTATTATTTTCTGACAGGTTGTTATGATTCTCTGACAATGCTGTCTCGTGGAGGCATTGTGACCGACCTTGTAGCCGACCAATTGTATGCTGGGAGACTTGCACATGAGAAGTAGGGAGCTAGGCTCTGTAGGTCCGATTGATGATTGGGCCGACCGGATACATACTACGAGCCTTGGCGTTGAGTGAGGAGCTAAGCCTTGTTAATCTGATCGACTCTTAGCAAACCGGTTATATGCTGATAATTATATTGTAGAAGCGGGGAGCTGAGTCTCGTATGCCTGAGCGGTGTTGGAGCCGACCGAATTTATTCTGTGTATCTTGGCGCTGGGGGTGTATAGCGCTAAGTCTCTTAAGTCCGATCGACTTTAGAGCTGACCAAATATATGCTGAGAGACTTGCCCCTAAAGAACGAGGAGCTAAGTTTTGGAAGGTCTGACTGACACTTTGGGTTGAGTAGTCATATGCTAAAAGACTTGCCCTTGAAGAACGAGGAGCCAAGTTCTAGAACGTTCGACCGACACTTTGGGCCGATCGAACATATAATGAAAGTTGAGAGCCTTACTTCTGAGTGAAGAGCTGAACCTAATAGATCCGACCAGCACTGGGGCTGGGCAGATATAAGTTGGGAGCCTTGCTTCTAAGTGGGGAGTTGAGCCCCATAGATCTGATCGACACTGgggtcaggtacgatctctacctcctgaccagttatttaagtttataaaaatattatcaaaaaattcttacaaattataaattgataataaaaaattattagaagaaaataatgaattaaaaggaactttagcaacatcttgtcgattaaaagattttgacagactaaaagttaaaaatgaaaaattaaaagtagaaaagaGAATCTAAGGAATTCTGCATATTCAAATATtgctatttcaaattttaaaaattatcaaagactaaattgatattttagatatcacaagggccaaataagaaaaattatcatcaaaatataTTCCTAGAAAAGTTTTGATTAATCCAGTTGGAAGGAACATATTTTTGGTTCCAAAattatgcttaaattaattttttatgcatgtcgtatttttaatttttttttgaatttatttacttAGAATTATCTAAATATATTGTTTCGTataatttcttctttaattttTATGAGAAAGAGAATTTCATCACTTacctaaaaaaattcaaaaattttcaaccgttaaattatttttatgtatttttttagcaaatattatatttttaaatttaaattaatctatagagtaatttttacaatttttttttctataaaaaGTTATCATGTTCtctgttaaaaaaatatttttaaaactgttTGACTGTTAttgaattttatataaattatttatccaaatgctatcttttaatattaaaattttttgaaaagctattttttgaaaatttattttttctgcaAAGATACTTGCTATaacacattttcaaaattttctaacaatttttttttatcttaaaaaaactatttttaatatttcttttatgAAAATATGTCTTTAtgtcaaaaagaatttattactgTTTAtactaatttcaatttttaatgaaaattttacaatatttgtctaacatttataaaaatttttagaatttttcataattaaaaatattttttatttctatggCTTATAACTTGTGAAAAtccagattttttaaatttaaacttcataATTTTTTGGATGGTACATTGGTTATTAATTGGTATCCCTTAGAccttgttttaaatttatttcaagtCAACTTCATACCCTAcctatatttttaatgtgatcagaggaggagaattagagattaagtctagGTGGAGAGTACATTTATTTTGCATTACATTGGTTAACATTGGCTATTAATTACAAATTTTGTACTTGCTATTTTACTGTTATTTGTGTTTTATTTACCCTCatttaacttggattgctcacatcaaaaaagaatAAATTGTAAGTatcccatgatagttttgatgtgatcaactaaatcaagttaagttatgttgtggtttgatccttgtatctaaatatacaggaacttaggagcacaagaagttgagcgaaagacatagctagcgagaaagacgacacgagagagagttgatgggctcggtgcatctgagagatGAGGTACTATGAAaaagtacgctagcggacgagaagggagcacgcggcgtttccgagggatgagaagctgaagcggaagattgctcgaggagatggccggaaaatgggttcgggtgagccctattccggatggtcgaaatcacccaagtaaacAGAACCAGAGCGAACAGAGCCAGAACGAGAGGAAGACCGGACCCCCGAGGGCAGCCAGGGCGTCCTCGGCTCGCGCCCTGGACGCAGTCTGGGTCAGCCTATTCCAAGCGCTCAGATCAGAAAAATCTTATCCTTGAGGAGCCGTTGcaacatggataaagttttatccacatccAGCCACCTGGAGCCATTCCAAGCGCCCCGAGCAGCTCGACTAGCAGGCAATAAATAGAGTTTTTATCTTAGTAGTTGAGACAACATACTTTGTACTCAAAGTTCTATTCTATTTTTACTTTCTAAGTGTTATTCTcgtgtacgaggtttctccgccttcaacgtTTTGTTTGAGAAGGAGATTATCTTACTGAGCTTGATTTCCTTAGAGTAGCAATCCCTtgattgccaaccaagtaaaTGATCTGTCTCGTACTCAttcttgttatatttttttattccttttaattaagtgtgtaattgtaAAGCCCGATTGTTTGAGAAAggtgtttgcttatttttatttgtgaagggcaattcacccccctcttgtcgacctTCAAGGGGCAATAGAATGTACTCAGTTGGGAGTCGGTTAAACCACCTCTGCGCTGAGCCAGATAAAGTGATAAGAAACACTCAACATTTTACttcatctgtgtactgatggaggATGACTGCATTGTGTTCGTGCAGCGGGCCGAcaagagggaggggtgaattgcctgaaaaataagaaataccctcctcgttatttcaactctaaaaatgcaacagtaaaataataaaatgacagaaaatagagaaaagactcaagagattgacttggttacaacataggtggttgttaatccaagacggttgaAAAGCTCAAAaacaatctccttctctgaaggcggagaagtcttttacacactaagaaagctcaaacgttgctaggaattgaatacaagagttgatgttTAATTCCTAGGttcaggggtccttttatagcctctggaaatctcatttttaagGTTGAAGGCGTCTCCCAAgggatggagggcgcctccaaggcgaataagcggataaagctttatccgttTGCCAACGGTCACAAAGActgggttgagggcgccctcaatacctcatggagggcgccctcaataccATGGAGGGTACCCTccacctgcatggtataaatagctccagcttctctttttcttcttccgaagctccgatcgcttgggtgagttcggccaaccgaaatagggctcacccgaacctaat
This region of Zingiber officinale cultivar Zhangliang chromosome 9A, Zo_v1.1, whole genome shotgun sequence genomic DNA includes:
- the LOC122018750 gene encoding uncharacterized protein LOC122018750 isoform X2, producing the protein MSKAMEFKPGDEVEVLRRNEELNVSWFPAIISSVLVNKYSVSYKLFVKPQGKPIAETVDDKDVRPSPPLVPHKQDWTVGDIVEVLDTHSWKVAKIAKILKKGYVVAKIFGSIQLKRFLLYDVRVPQAWQTNHWVNKVENGKHFHCGLMPSNSKHTEKVEDGIHQEACIIQKFNTKHPEAYNGHKFDKRQLCPMPPTTLERDLRLHCIAACDPEIIGTGKKRKSGKTRRTVKTGLQADKIFLDEHATPLFRIPMGVAEETDECSVASCSSNETEESCFGGAGRHSRNASGKSTNVMPSSPNEGEREHETIFKDKLAASVHMLELRAYRSTLRALHASGPLSWEQETLVTNLRLSLNISNEEHLLHLKQLLSV